The nucleotide sequence tcaggagaatgatacaaacttatagaaacttgttttatgaaatttcgatgtctctaggtccatatttaagccttacaatttttttttcctttttttattttttaattctagGATGTATTCAGGATTCAttatggattcatcccaaaattttgggacgaatatatggattcatccccaaatctaggacgaatcctagattcatctccaaatctgggacgaatcctggattcgtcccagaattaaaaattaaaaaaaaggagaaaaattgcaaggcttaaatatgaacctagagacatcagaaatttataaaaaaatttctatatgtTCGTATCATTCTCTTGATTGTAATAATATCCTCataaataattttgacctaatatattgaatgTTTGGAATTTTTAATCCGAATTTGACCTATTCGAGTTAAAAATGGCCACATTCAAAATATTactttaaaattatggatgatgatatatttaagATCAAGAGAACCATATAAacttatagaaacttgtttcataaaattctgatgtctctaggtccatatttaagccttacaatttttttattttttttttaaattttaattctgggatgaatccaggattcatcccagatttggggacgaatccaggattcatcccaaaatttgggatgaatataTGGATTCATCCtcaaatctgggacaaatccaggattcgtcccaaaattgaaaattaaaaaaaaaaggaaaaaattggaaggcttaaatatggacctagagacatcaaaaatttatgaaaaaagtttctatatGTTCGTATCATTCTCTTGATCATAATAATATCatcataaataattttgacctaatatattgaatgTTGAGAATTTTTAATCTGAATTTTACCTAATTCGAGTTAAAAAATTGCCACTTCAAAATATTacttcaaaattatggatgatgatatatttacgattaggacaatgatacaaacttatagaaacttattttatgaaattccaatgtctctaggtccatatttaagccttacgattttttttccttttattttaaaatttttaattctgggacgaatccagaattcatcccaaaattttgggatgaatatatggattcgtccccaaatctgggacgaatcctagattcatccccaaatctgggatgaatcttggatttgtccccaaatctaggacgaatccagGTTTCGTCTcagaattgaaaatttaaaaaaaaatcggaagacttaaatatggacctagaggcattataaatttatgaaaaaagtttctatatATTCGTATTGTTCTCTTAATCGAAATTATATcctcataaataattttgaacaaatATATTGAATGTTGGGAATTTTTAATCCGAATTTGACcttatttgaattaaaaaattgcCATACTCAAAATATTACTTCAAAATTATGaatgatggtatatttatgatTAGGAGAATGATACAAacttatagaaacttgtttcatgaaattatgATGTCTCCATATCCATATTTACGACTTACGATTTTTcccttttttaaaatttttttttaattctgggacgaatccaggattcgtccctgatttggggacgaatccaggatttatcCTAAAATTTTTGGACAAATATATGGATTCatccccaaatttgggacgaatcctggattcgtccccaattcttggaaaaaggaaaaaaatcaggACGCTTAGATATGGGACCTAGAGATAccaaaatttcatgaaataagtttctataagtTTGAATCATtctcttgatcgtaaatatgtcatcatccataattttgaagtaatattttgagtgtgacgattttttaacttgaattaggttaaattcggattaaaaattctcaacattcaatatattaggtcaaaattatttatGAGGATACTATTACGATCAAGAGAATGATACAAATATATagtaatttttttcataaattttttatgtctttaggtccatatttaagccttccgattttttattattattatttttaattctgggacgaatcctgtattcgtcccaaatttggggacgaatgcatgattcatcccagatttggggacgaatcctggattcgttccCAAATCTGCggcgaatcctggattcgtcctagaattaaaaattaaagaaaaagggaaaaagatCGTAAggtttaaatatggacctagagatatcagaatttcatgaaacaagtttttataagtttgtatcattctcctgatcgtaaatatatcatcatccataattttgaagtaatattttgagtgtggcgattttttaactcgaattaggtcaaattcggattaaaaaatttcaacattcaatatattaggtcaaaattatttataagGATATTATTATGATCAAGAGAACAATACAAACatatagaaacttttttcataaatttttgatATCTTTAAGTCCATATTTAAGTCTtccgatttttttttaatttttttaattttcattttgggacgattcctggattcgtcctagatttgggaatgaatcctggattcgtcccaaatttggggatgaatccacgattcgtcccaaaattatgGGATGAATTTAGTAATGAAAATATAGTTTGTTGAGAACTTgaaacaaaattattttgttacAGATTTCGTTGGTAATTTAGAtcgatatttatttttattgtcaaatttattataattttgagaCGAATATTTTTCATTCTAGATTTTCGTCCTTAaatcattgtttttttttaatgatagtgACCAACTACCAAAGTATCAATTAGCGAAGTTCATCGTTTTATAATAGTTGGTGAGTGCCAACATATGTAATTTGCTTAGAACATAATAAGCAAACAAGATGGaaaactttttttattttctaaacgaAATTCCATCACTGTCCCTACTTGCGCTTGCAATTCAAGCAGTCGAACAGGGTAAAAACCGGAAAAGGAGGAAAAAAAAGCCGACTGGAGGCCGCACAAACTTCGCTGTGCGATCGTTCACTCGTCTTCGTTACGGAGGGCGCGGAGGAGCTCCGCTTCAGCCTCGCCGTGGGAAAGTAGGAGGCGGCGGAAAAGTGGGCCGGGGCAGGGAATTCGAAGAACGCCGCGCTGCTGGTAGCCGTACTCACGAGCGGACAGGTGGAGCAGCGCCGCGAAGGCCGGCCGGCTCAGCAGCTCCGCCGGCACCTCGAACCGCTCCATCTCCTCCCCCACGCACACCGGAACGAACCCCTCAGCCGCAGACGCAGCCTCCTTCCCGCTGATCGCTTCGCCCTGCGTCGAGGACGAGGAGTCGCCCACTCGCGCCGGCCTACGCAGCAACGGCCTCATCGTCTAGATTTCGACGGCTCAGATCGCTCATTCGACTCCGCCCGTGCTCCACGTTTATTTATAGCCGAATTAatc is from Zingiber officinale cultivar Zhangliang chromosome 7B, Zo_v1.1, whole genome shotgun sequence and encodes:
- the LOC122003636 gene encoding auxin-responsive protein SAUR71-like, whose protein sequence is MRPLLRRPARVGDSSSSTQGEAISGKEAASAAEGFVPVCVGEEMERFEVPAELLSRPAFAALLHLSAREYGYQQRGVLRIPCPGPLFRRLLLSHGEAEAELLRALRNEDE